CGCCGCCCGAAGCGGCGTCACGGCGTGCCCGCGTCCTCGCGCACGATCTCGATCTTCGCCCGCGCCACCAGCGCGGCGAACGCGCCGAGCACCGCCAGAAGCGGCGCACCGAGCGCCACCGCGCTACCGGCGATGGCCCCGACCACCAGCGGAATCTCGAGGATCAGTGACCCGTCGGCCGCCATTATCCTGAGCCGCCGCACCTTCCCCTCGGCAATCAGCTCCCTGATTCGCTCCATGAGCTGCGCGCCGTTGACCTCGATTTCTTCGGTCCACGTCCTCTTGCCCTGATCGCCCATGGTCGTGTCTCCGCTTGTGCCCGCATGGCGGGAAGCTGGACCGGGCCGTTCCCGGCCGCCTTGACGTGGGTCAAGCGGCAACGCGGGTGTTGCGGCGGCGGCGGCAAAGTGCAACAGAGGCCGCCATGTCCGCGACCTCTGACCAAGGCGAATCGGAACCCGCCGCGGCCCGCACCGCGAACGCCGAGCCGCTGCTCCGCTGGCTGATCCGCGCCGCGAGCCTCGGCGCGCTGAAGCGTGAGGCTTCCGCCGCCGCCCGCGCCGCGGCCATCCGCGTGATGCTCAGCATCGCCGCCGTCCTGCTCTGGCTGCTGGTCGCCGGGTTCCTGCTCGGCGCCTTCGTGGTCTGGCTGGCGGGTCTGGTCGGCGGGATCGCCGCCGCGGCAATCGTCGCCGCGGTCTTCGCCATCGCCGCCATAATCCTGCAGGCCGTCGCGGCCCAGATGGCGAGGCACCGCCACCGCTTCAATTTCACGGCAGAGTTTGGCAAGGACGCGCCCATCGATCCGACGACCATGGGCGCGCTCGCCGTGGCCGCCCTCGCCGGCTTCTTCGTCGGCAACCGGGGCAAGCGCTGATGCCGAACGCCCCCGCCCTCGTCACCGGCACCGACGGCGGCCTCCGCGCCACCGGAAGCTGGACCACGGCCCACGCCGCCCTGCTCGAAACGCTGGCCGCCGCTCCCGCCGCCGACACCATCGACGTCAGCGGCATCGAGCGCCTCGATACGCTCGGTGCCTGGACCATCGAGCGCATCGTGCGGGCCCGCGACACCCGCCTGG
The sequence above is drawn from the Bauldia sp. genome and encodes:
- a CDS encoding DUF4342 domain-containing protein yields the protein MGDQGKRTWTEEIEVNGAQLMERIRELIAEGKVRRLRIMAADGSLILEIPLVVGAIAGSAVALGAPLLAVLGAFAALVARAKIEIVREDAGTP